Sequence from the Aspergillus nidulans FGSC A4 chromosome III genome:
TACTTGTAATCTCGCAAACTCTCTGCTTCGTCCAACGACACCCGAGTCGGAAACGTAGAATCAATCCCCCTTGACCACCTATCCCTCGTATACAGAACAGCCAGGAGATCCCTCTCATCGAGCCCAAACGTCACCTGCAAATGAATTGATTTCCCTGCATGTTCAAGCGGAttccaagctcctcgagaATGAGTCTCATCACCAGTCAGCACGATAGCGCCGTCGGGACGCCGCTTCTTGGTTGACCTGGGTTGATCGAGTCGCACCGGCTTTTGGAAGCCTTTAAGACGACGGCTTTTGAAAGTTGCTGCATCGACTCCTTCGccagcattttcagcactGGGTTCTTCAGCCTCAGATACATCACCATCaggatcctcttcctcttcctcttcttgtgCCTGGAATTCCTCGTCAGAGTCATCGTCCCCTTGAACTCGCCCTTTGCCCTTATTCTGCGGTGTCTTGCTATCCTCTTCCCCAAAGATGGTTAGATCCAAGTCATTTTCCGCAAATGGGTCAACTGTGTAGGTCTTCCGTACACCGGACAAGCGACCGGATCTACGACTTGAGGGCATGCTTGCGATTAAGCAGCTCTCTCAGGTTATCTCACAGCTCTTGAGCTAGCATTTCTATATGTAGCTGACTTGGGTAAAAGAGCTACTTTGTAGAAGCTGATGTAAAAAAGGGCATGTCAGCAGTAATATGTTTGAAAAACGAATTATAGAGTGAAAGGAGGGTCGAGTCGTGAAGAATGATGCCAAGATGGGAACCATAGCTCCCGATCAGGTTTAGCGTATATCTTGGCGTTATATTTTACGCAGAGCTGTATTGTCGATCTAAACTCAACTTGGTGTTGGTTGATTTTGTAATTATATTTGCGATGTCAGGCCCCGGGCTTGTATGAcatctcttttttctttaaAATCAAATATCAATAAGACAAAAAAGCGGGAGAAGGGAATCGGTTCGTTGTTGATCAGATACTGGAACCTAAGCTACTCGGTAAACTGCTCGCTTCTGGTTCAAGTCTTGTCGATGTCTACCCCGCTAATTGATAGCTGTGCATGCTCCAAGCATCTTCCAACATAACAGCAATTCGTCAATATGGCCTTACCATCATACCCAGGAATCTTACACAATTATGTATGTGTCCAGTTACCTACACTATATAGACTCCTAATACCAACTGTGACAGGCACCCCGCTTGGTAGCTTTTGAGTTCAGGTCATCAGGCACTCTCAAGCCGCACAGTCTCCTCTTCATTGGCGGCCTCACAGACGGCTTGTACACGGTCCCCTACGTCCAGGGACTTGCAAACGCTCTAGAACCAACTGAATGGtccctcttccatctccatctatcgTCTTCCTACGGTGGCTGGGGGATAGGTAGTCTTGACCGAGACGTTGAAGAGATCGGCCAGTGCATCGAATATGTCCGTAACCTGAAGCAGAGAACTACAAGCGGAGCCAAGGTAGTCATCATGGGCCATTCGACAGGAAGCCAGGATGTGCTACACTACCTGTACTCGGCGAATCCGACCCCGCGCAATCCTGATGTGGACGGCGTACATAGCCTCACGCGTCCAGCCGTGGATGGGGCGATCGTGCAAGCACCAGTATCGGATCGAGAGGCGCTGCTGCAATGCGCGAAGGAGAGCCCAGAGGCCCGCGAGGCATATGAGAAACTTGTCACATTTGCACGGGAGCAACCCGCTCGTGCAATCTGTCCTATAGAGCTTTCAGGTTTGGTAGGGTTGGATCCTGTCACTCCGGTTAGTGCAAGACGATTCTGGAGTCTTGCAAGCCCCGAGAGTCCTGAGAAGCCGTCAGAAGATGACTTGTTTAGCTCTGATTTGACGGATGAAAGGCTTGGTGAGACGTTTGGCCGGATAGCCGAGCGCGGCTTGCTGCGGACCACTCTAGTGGCGCTATATTCTGGCAGTGATGAGTATTGCCCCAATTGGGTAGATAAGGAAGCTCTATTGGAACGATGGAAGCGTGCAACAAATGCGAGAGGGGAAAAGAAGTGGGACGACGAAATCAGTGGTATCATTCCGGGGGCGAGTCACAATGTCCGAGACGAAGGTCAGGCGTGGATGATTGAACGCATCCTCAGCTATCTCAATCGGGTTTGAGGACCGAATTAGAGCGCGTGTAAGGTAAAACAAGAACAGATTATCAAACGGATATAGAGAGCATTAATATACAGACATAGGAAAGATAAGTGCGTTGGTCATCAAAGACTGGGTAAAGGGTGAAAACAGCAAAATCGGTAAAAGAATGGCAGAGAAAATCAAACCTTAAGCCAGAGATTAAAGACACCCTTCAAATACTCCACAATCTCACTGCCTCCCAGTTTACTCTCTCCATACAGCCGGTCAACAAATGTGATCGGGCACTCCGCAACCTTGTACCCCATCGCCTTGGCCCTGACCATCATCTCCATCTGAAAACTGTAGCCCTTACTCTGCGTACTAGaaatcaccttctccagcacGCTCTTCCTGTACAATCGAAAGCTGCCCGTCAAATCACTCACACCAGGCATGAGCATTACATCCGCAATCAAGTTCGCAGTGCGCGACGTGAACTTCCGGAACAGATCCCACCCGTACACCCCGCCGCGAATGCCGTCACGGGAAGCGTAACGCGTGCCGGTGACAATGTCGGCGTCTGTCTCCTTCTGGATGCGGACCATCTCCGGGATGAACTTCGGGTGATGGCTGAAATCGGCGTCCATGATAATCACGAAGTTTCCGGTTGTGAATTGCAGCCCGTGGACGTAGGCAGTTCCGAGGCCGAGCTTTCCAGCGCGAGGTTTTAAGACGATATGGTCGGCGCCCCAGACATTCTGGAGCTGTTTGGCGACGTCGAGCGTACCGTCCGGGGAGCcgtcgtcgacgatgattaCTTCCCAGTCCAGCTTGCTGTTTAACAACATATtagcttttttttcccctccTTTTTCAAACTGTTTGATTCATTTGATCAGTAACTGTATGGGTATGGACGCCGCTCACTTCTCGCGAAATGTCCGTTCCAGGAGCCAACATATGATAGGGAGGTTCCTCCGTTCATTGTAGGTCGGAAGGATGACGGAGTATTTATTGTCCTTGGCCATTTTGAAGTCCAGAATTTTAAATGAGTGACTGATTTGTTTTGCGATGCGACGCAATTGCAGAACGTGGAGACGGAGTTGATCGAGAGCTCAAGTCGGGGTTACGTTGCTTCAAGACACGAGAGATCCGCAGTGGTCGCTAAAGAGCTTCAGGGTAAATCTGGCTGGTTCGCGATTCCTGCAGTCAACCTACAGCAATCTACGCATTTAAAAAGTCAATCGCTTTATATTCTCATTTTATATTCATCTTAACATATAATATAATACAAGATAAGCCGACTTCTATCGATTTTAAAACCGGCGATCATGATAGAAGTGAGGACACATATACTGGATTAATAACCCTCTGCCCCATCCAGCTTCCCCCAGAATCCCTTCCCAACCTTTCCCCCATCGTCAATTCGATTATAAGGCTTGTCGTGCCTCTGATCAATCTCTTCATTATGCTTTTTCACATCCTCGGGCACGTCAGACTTCGTGTTTCCGTCTTCTTTCACATTCGATGTCTGACGGCCATCATTGATGACCGGTCTAGCCTTGTCGGACTGTTTCTTTGGAATATCCTCTTCGAGCACGCCGCTCCTGGATTCGTCCTGCTTGTATGAAGGTTGGGACTTGGTGGAGTTCTCTTTGCTGACGTTTGGGGGTGGTGCTCCTAGTAAGTGTTAGCAGTGGGTGGCAGAGCTGACAAATTGCACGCACCTGGATGCTCCATGTCACGGGTCGGTGCGTTCCTGTCTTCTCCAGGGTTTGTTTCACCATCTCCGTAGGTGCTCTGCCCGTAGAATCGTTGTTGAAGGAAGACAGGGAATCGGGAGGTCCTAGGGTTGACGGCTCTGATTGAGCGGCTGTAGCGGAGGAGGGAGGTCATGGCTGGCAATGCTTATGTTTTTGAATCAAGATATACGCGGGTATGTGACTAAATCAAAAAGTTTGGAGACGACGGATAAACCTCGTCCAATTTATATGAAGGCGTGCATAAAAGTATGGTTGGTTGTCGACGAGCATATGACGTTGTTGGCCGTCATACTTCCGGATCTTCGCTCCTAAGGCGAGGGAGACATCTAAATTTACGAAGCAGTGAGAAGCTACTAGTTTAGGTCGTTCTGTCACGGAGTGATATTTTCCCAGAATGTACATCAGTAATTGTATTGATTTCTCAAGATGTCTGAACATAGGGTTGTCTTCATGCCCAAGGACATCATTCACACCGGGCACATAGCTATCGAAATGATGTGGTAAGATCCAAAGTCGAGCAGAAATAAGAAGCGACTGGGCGGAATCCGAGGACCATATGCACCGTGATATACCACTGAACGCCGTACGCGTAACTAGACAAATAACAGTAAACGAGAGTCGAGATCCAACCGAGGCATGGCAGAGCGTCACAAGGATGAAAACAAGTGATATCATAAACTGAAAAGCCAAAACAAAGGTAGTAGTCAATCAGACAAAATACATGCCATTCTTAATGGACAAGGAACAAAACCATCACGCCGAAAGAGAAATCATGTAGACCACACGAGAAGAGGCCATCGCTCATAGGTAAGTATGCCTTGATAACGCCGACGCCACGATATAAGCCGTTGTTGGTTGATGTTTATTTCGGACAAGCCAGACTAGTCGGTCAATGAAACACAATAACAAATGCTTTGATATTGCGCCTTTGCCGTTTGAGTAGTGCTTCCATATTGCcctgttgttgttgtcgcTGTTGGTTCGTTCACGCTAATTCCAATAGTTTTGGGGGAAACTGTCGTATATGCCCCGTCATCCAGAACTTGCATTTGTTGACAGTACGGGGCGTGTGCCTCCGCATTatctctcttttcctccatttTGATCCTGCGTGGATAGTTCGACAGCGAGCTACCCCGTCGTGAGAGCGAATCTGTAGTGTAGACCTTgctgtcttcatcatcactaGACTTGCTGCTCGTACTCAAGTCAGAAGATGAGTATCGCGACTCTTTGGTAGTTTCATTAATGTAGAGGAAAAACTCCATGGCCGTACTGTTCCACCAGCAAAACCAGGGTCGATCTCCCACATCACTCGAGCGCTTGCGGTGATGTATACCGGCGAATACCTCGTCTTCTGAAACTGTCCGTGCCGATAGATCTGATGATGAAAAAGTATCTTCAGGAACTACCACCAGTTTGTCAAAAAATGTGAAGAAATTCAGAGCAGGTCCGAGACTAAGGTCACTTGTATCCATCACCAGGTCGAGCGGCATTGACGGTTGTGTGAAGAAAG
This genomic interval carries:
- a CDS encoding dolichyl-phosphate beta-D-mannosyltransferase (transcript_id=CADANIAT00005449), whose protein sequence is MAKDNKYSVILPTYNERRNLPIICWLLERTFRENKLDWEVIIVDDGSPDGTLDVAKQLQNVWGADHIVLKPRAGKLGLGTAYVHGLQFTTGNFVIIMDADFSHHPKFIPEMVRIQKETDADIVTGTRYASRDGIRGGVYGWDLFRKFTSRTANLIADVMLMPGVSDLTGSFRLYRKSVLEKVISSTQSKGYSFQMEMMVRAKAMGYKVAECPITFVDRLYGESKLGGSEIVEYLKGVFNLWLKV
- a CDS encoding uncharacterized protein (transcript_id=CADANIAT00005451), translating into MSEHRVVFMPKDIIHTGHIAIEMMCKRESRSNRGMAERHKDENK
- a CDS encoding uncharacterized protein (transcript_id=CADANIAT00005448) is translated as MALPSYPGILHNYAPRLVAFEFRSSGTLKPHSLLFIGGLTDGLYTVPYVQGLANALEPTEWSLFHLHLSSSYGGWGIGSLDRDVEEIGQCIEYVRNLKQRTTSGAKVVIMGHSTGSQDVLHYLYSANPTPRNPDVDGVHSLTRPAVDGAIVQAPVSDREALLQCAKESPEAREAYEKLVTFAREQPARAICPIELSGLVGLDPVTPVSARRFWSLASPESPEKPSEDDLFSSDLTDERLGETFGRIAERGLLRTTLVALYSGSDEYCPNWVDKEALLERWKRATNARGEKKWDDEISGIIPGASHNVRDEGQAWMIERILSYLNRV
- a CDS encoding uncharacterized protein (transcript_id=CADANIAT00005450), whose protein sequence is MTSLLRYSRSIRAVNPRTSRFPVFLQQRFYGQSTYGDGETNPGEDRNAPTRDMEHPGAPPPNVSKENSTKSQPSYKQDESRSGVLEEDIPKKQSDKARPVINDGRQTSNVKEDGNTKSDVPEDVKKHNEEIDQRHDKPYNRIDDGGKVGKGFWGKLDGAEGY